tttttttctcgagacggagtcttgctctgtcacccaggctagagtgcaatggtgcaatcttggctcactacaacctccgcctcctgggttcaagcaattatcctgcctcagcctcccgagtagctaggattacaggcgcacaccaccacactcagctaatgttttgtattttttagtagagacgaggtttcaccatgtaggccagactggtctcaaattcctgaccttgtgatctgcccacctcagcctcccaaagtgctgggattacaggcatgagctaccacgcccagccgagaATTTAAGTTTTACACTTCACTGAATATGAACAGTGCCAATGGCTTCCTTTCTAGATGCTTCCCTGAAAATATGCTACTTTTACAGCCTACTTATGTAACAAACAGAATTCTAAAAACACATTCTGGGCCAGCcacagtgactcacccctgtaatcctagcactttgggaggccaaggcaggaggatcacttgagcccaggaggtcaaagctgtagtaagctatgactgagccactgcaccccagcctgggcaatagagtgagaccctatctcaaaaaataaacaaataaaagcacCTTCCGTAATATAGAAATCTGTGTAATTTTACTAATGCTACAGAAAGTTTTCAGGCCAGGTGtaggggctcacgcctgttatcccaacacttaaagaggctgaggcaagaggaatgcttgaaaccaggagttccagactagcctggccaatattgtgagacactatctctaatTTAAAGTTGTTTGgcttgctttttggttttttttgagatggggtctcgctctgtctcccaggcagtaACAGTGtaatctcagcgcactgcaacctctgcctcccaggctcaagcggaatcctcctacctcagcttctagagtagctgggactacaggcgcgtgctaccacacccagctcatctttgtatttttttgtaaagatggggtttccccatgttgcccaggttggtctcaaactcatgggctcaagcaatccacccatctcagtctcccaaaatgccgggattagaGGTGTCAGCTATCACACTTGGCCCtttagttattattatattatttttgattattattgttattagtattattatttttttttgagactctgttgcccaggctggagtacagtggcacaatctcggctcactgctacctctgcctcacaggttcaagtgattctcccaccgcagcctcttgagtagctgggattacaggcacgtaccaccatgcctggctaatttttgcatttttagtagagatggggattcaccacattgttcaggctggtctggaactcccgacctcaggtgatctgcccgcctcagtcctCAAactgcttggattataggcgtgagccaccatgcccggccttaaagttatttttaaaaataactttaaataagttttttaaaaaggagaaacttTTCACATTATTTGAGCCCAAGGAAGAGGGGAgctgagagaaaggaggagaagctGAGTTTAGGGCAATTCTTGCCATTCTTAGCTGACATGCACACAACAGGAACTATTTTCCCTTACTTCAGCattaaacacttaaaattttCCCCTTACTATACAAAGTGTTATTCATGTGAAAAATTAACCGAGCTGTTGATTGTTTTAACCAACAAAAGCTCTGCAAGTGCTAGATTTAGTGCTGTACAAGATGACTTTACTAATAAAGGGAGGATGCCTGAAGAGATTTACTATATAGCTAAGGAAAAATAATCTCACGCAGAGGATATGCTGAAGAGATAATAAGCTTGAGAAACAGAACTGGaatgtttcatttcctttatgaTACACAGAGAACAcggagaggaggaaaagaaagagttgacaattttattttcacatttcccAATATAAACGAAAACTGCATCTTTTTTGTCCTACTTCTCCCCTCCAAAACTATTCTCTTTGATAGGACAGGGGAGCAAGTCTTCCCTATGCTGTTTAGAAAACTCAGTattacagcagcatgatctccTGGTGAAGCAGAACAGGTAATATAAAACTGATACAATGAGGCCTCCCCTCTATCCTTATCTGTCTGGTCGAGTCATTCCGGGCCGAGTGGGCACCATCATGGGACGGGCAGGAGGTCTCATCATTGGGGGCCCAGGCATCATTGGCATGTGGCCTCCCATGGGCGGCCTCATTCCAGGAGCTGCAGGACAAaacaaagaagagggaaaaaaagggagtcagaaaatattatttagggAGAGTTTGATGGGacttcaattaaaaacaaaaaacgtagCCCCCCTTGCAAAATGCTGGAAAAAAGACATACGTGACAGAAGAAATGCAACAAATTTATCACATCTGTAAATTACTTAgacattctcagacaaaaaaacaaaaaggtcaaCACAAGAACCATATGGTAATCATGATCTAATGATAGTAAGGGGGAAACTATTAATAGACTGCTTTCCAGAAATCACCAGGGACACTAGTTCCCTAAACTGACCTTTTTTTCTCACTCAGGGAAATTCACAACTAAGTCACATGTTTTTCAGTCAGCTCTTTTAATCAGTGATATCCACCATATAACCAGGAGCTATTTCATGAATGTACACAGGCACAGAGGACAATCTTACCACTAAGCGTTTGTTCGGAGTTGTAGGAAAGGTGAGCAGGAGGCCCATGCTGGGAACCTGTTAGTAACCATACTTAGCTCaagtcaagaaaaataatagGCAATAACGTGATTTATAACAATTAGTGCACacaaaaatctgatttttctaaTGCATTTCAGAAActattaatgaattttttaagtgTCCCATCAATAAACCAGCCAAATAAATGAgccagggaagggaaggcaggcagAGGGGTAGGAGAAGAACACAGGTAGTTTCAATGGAATCGATAATGTTCTACTTCTCAGCTGGGTGGTGGGTTCATGGATATTAATTTTACTATTATGCCCCATAATTTCATGTTATctatattctttttaaacatcaaattttaccaatttatttttaactaaataattTGGATTAAAGGTTTGCAGCAAAGGGTTCAAGAGAAAACTATATTCAAACTTGAATATAGCCTTATCACAAATAGTGAAACACAAGAATATGCAAAGACACAAAATCCAACAGGTACAGAATTTAAGACCAATTTAAACAGGAACAGAGAATACTACTAACTTCTAAATACCACATAAAAGCCCATGCTTAACGTATATTTAAGAATTTCTTAGAGGAAATGGATGGACATAGACCAAAGATTAAAAACTGGCAACTTGTTTTCTTTGGTCTCCATAGTGGATTTACTTTGAATCAGTTGACAACATTGGGATTTCATACAAAAGAGtagattccttttttcttttaaactttttattatggaaatgttCAAACATACACAAGAATAGTAAAGAAGAGTATAATGAACATCCATGTATCCATCatccagcttcaacaattatccACTCATGGACAACTTTATCTCAACTTGCCACCCATTCCTATCCCTGTCCACCCTCTAACTACTCAATTATTTTAACACAAATCCCACAATCTTATCATTTTATCCTGgcttgaaaaaacagaaaacaaaaagcaaactcaGGAGAAAAGGCAACACCAAGCCTGTATTCTCGGATGTCAACCACAGGCTGAAGCTGAGTTCTAGAAGCCTTCTTTAGATGAATCATGCATTCCCCAGTTCACCACATCCATAAAACCTCTAAGAATTTGAATTTGTGAGCCTGGGTTAAGGATGCTAAAGTCATTGAAGTCATTTTGATTGTGTTTTGGGCTCACAAGTCAGTAAGGCAGGAACTCTCTTCATCTATACTCTCCCCTTCCTCTAAGTGATACCCACAGCAGACATACTGATACTTCTGCCTAGGAAGCTACTCTAGTAACTTTGCAGCTTGTTTTTCCAGAGGAGTTGGAGGTGTCGGTCACATCTGTTCCCAAACCTGATTATGTCAGTTGTAGTTATTActctaattatatataatttttctgcaAACCAATTAAATGAGTGTGAAAAGAGAACAGCTTCTATGAAAACTAACTTAATACTTAGGAAGACTCAGATAAACTATCAccaaaaaatgctcaacaatTTGGCAGGCAAAATAATCATAAAAGATTGGAACTAGATTATATCACAAGGTTTCAGACCACTTCAAAGAAACGAAACTAAAGTTGGTGGAGGATGTGTTATAGTTATGGCTTACTGGTTAATGCAATAAATATACAGTGTTCCAATCATTAGACACACTCTTAAAGCAAAGGTCCTGCTCATGTATCAGAAAGATTTGCAAATTAACGTATGTTTAaattgacattaaaataaaacgTTTGAAGTGTAAGTTTTTTTACCCCTCCCTAAATAAAAAACCAACCACCAGGCTGAAagctttttaatataatgatgtgGCCAAGTTAAACTGCAAGATTAAACAAGCAACAAGAAGTGGCTCTGCTCCAAATCAAAACTGAGAAAATGTATCTATaaccttccccctccccacaaaatGGAACAAGTTCATCAACCCTTCTCTTCAGTATAAATGGCCAAAAGCCAGGGTGAGGcaaggaaacagaagagaagaaaataaaaacagacgcAACCTATCCTGCTTTTAGTAGCACAAGGTCACTGGATACCATCCAATTATAATGATAAaccaagcatttatttttctttaccattAATAATTGACCAAATTTAATTTGTTACAATAATACATTTAGACAGCTAATTAgacaatttatgtaaatattccaCCCTCAGAAGTGGAGTACAACTCCCCATTTTCAAGCTTTGGCTACACATACTAACTTCCTTCCATTAAGTGTCAGTTATGCATAGTGACTAAAATGGAGCAAACTAGAAACACAATGGAGCAAACTAGAAAGACAAGACATTCAAACTTACCAGGTCCCACTGGCATCatcccaggaggaggagggccCATCATTGGCATCATGGGAGGGCCCCCCATATGGGGTGCTGGCATCATACCAGGGCGAGGAGGACCCGCTGAAATAAAGAATGGAGCCTGTGGTTAAGGTGTGCTCACATattaacattttctcttctctctttttttttttttttgagatgggagtttcactcttgttgcccaggccagagtgcgatgacacgatctcggctcaccgcaacctccgcctcccaggttcaagcgattctcctgcctcggcttcccgagtagttgagattacaggcatgtgccaccgtgcccagctaattttgtatttttagtcgagacagggtttcaccatgttggtcaggctggtcctgaactcccaacctcaggtaatctgtctacctcgacctcccaaagtgctaggattacagacattagccactgcacccagcaacaTTTTCTCCTCTTACTCAAACTAAAAGGATCTCATGAACTCcttcaaattttgaaaaaatatcccTCTTATGGTTTCTTTTCATAATAGCAGATCCACAAAAATCACATGccataaaacattaataaaaagcaagaacaagTCCGCCTagacagaagaataaaataaagtcagaTTCCCTGGGTTAAGAAAAATcgagattttaatttaaaaaaacaaaacaagggggTGGAGAGGTTGTACCTTCTACAGGGCTCGTGACAAAAAGCCATAAGTATTTAATTTCAGATCcctttgtaaaaaatgaaaacatggttTTAAAAGATTCTTTGGAAATACAAAGACTTAAATGCAGGGATATTCCTGACAGTATCATTTACAATACCTAAAATTAGGAACAACTTAAATATCCAATAAGAAAATAGTGAggcaggctgggggtggtggattaagcctataatcccagcattttgggaggccgaggcgggcagatcacgggaggtcaggagttcgggaccagcctggccaacatggcaaaacccatctctactaaaaatacaaaattagctgggcatggtggcatgcacctgcaatcccagttacttgagaggctaaggcaggagaatcacttgaatccagggatcctaggaggtggaggttgcagtgagctgagatcatgtcactgcactctagcctgggcgacagagcaagggagggagggagggagggagggagggagggagggggggaaggaaggaaggaaggaaggaaggaaggaaggaaggaaggaaggaagaaaagaaaagaaagaaagaaaagaaagaaaagaaagaaaacagtgaggTAAATTATGGTAAATTCATACCATAGACTATTCTGCTATCAAAAATAATGGAGTTGAGTGCCAGCCAGTCAAggtagaaaaggagagagaagtaaCCTTGGAGTTGCTATGGGCTGAGGCCTGACCAGGTCCTAGGATGGCAGGTGCCCAGAAAAGGTTTGGCAGGACATTAGTGGTCCACCTACATTAGTGTGCAACTATTACAAACAGCCTACTTCCCTGGGTTTATACTCACGACTGTGTACAAGATTGAGTCTAGGTCCTGTATGTGATTTCAGTCTGACCCCTCCCAGGAGAGCCACAGTACAGTACGATCCAGTGCAGCACTCAATCTCCTCTTGTCTGTCACACAGAAACAACAAACTTTCCCAGAAAGCCGGGCCCCTGATCCACTCTACTTTCAATGATCTAAttcttacctttcttttttttttctttgagacacagtcttgctgtgttgcccaggctggagtgcagtggggtgatctcagctcaatgcaacctccaccacccaggttcaagcaactctcctgcctcagccttctgagtagctaggactacagacgtgcaccaccacgcctggctaatttttgtatttttagtagggatggggggtttcacgatgttggccaggctggtcttgaactcctgacctcaggtgatccacctgcctcagcctcccaaagtgttgggattacaggtgtgaaccaccacgcccagcctaattctTACGTTTCTAAGATACAGATTTTGGTGTTAGGTGGGTTAGAAAATAAGGCAAAAGACTAAGGAGTTTATCAGCTATTTCAGTCCTCTAGTGCTGTGCTCATAGGGTAAATAATTTAATGTACCTAGCAACTCCTATTCATGTATTAGCTCATCTAATCAGAGGTTCATTCTGagctttctttccatttaaaTCTGTCTTAGATCCACAATTGGGATGCCACAAATACAGTACTTAGTGACAATGCAATCAAAAGTTAACTCTAAAGTTATTTTAGAAATCATACCACTAAAGTTGTTTTCTATTACTACATGCATCTATAttcaacatttatatatttatacatttatattactaTCTACATACAAATGCAACAGCATTTGAAAGCCAACGGTGAGATAATGTAACCTAATAAAAGGATAGCCTGCTCCATCACACCCTTTAAGATTAAAACTTTAAACTTACGAAGGCTGGGGGGAGGTGGTATCATCGCCCctgcaggaggaggagcagagaaTGGAGTAGGAGGTATCTTTCCTTGTTGAAATGCAGCCGCTTCGGagatgagggagagaaaaaaaaagatgaataagaatTCAACAACCCAGTAACTAAAATAACCACTTTCTTTTAAGTCTTTGGTGGTTTTATTACATCATGGTTCTacagttttaaaatcatttttaggtATTCAGCAGCTAAAATTGCAATTAACTGGTTTATTGATTCATGTTTTCaacttagcatttctttttttttttttttagacggagtctcgttctgtcgcccaggctggagtacagtggccgtatctcagctcactgcaagctccacctcccgggtttacgccattctcccgcctcaacctcctgagtaggtgggactacaggcgcctagtacgttttctgtattttttagtagagacggggtttcaccgtgttagccaggatggtctcgatctcctgacctcgtgatccgcccatcttggcctcccaaagtgctgggattacaggcttgagccaccgcgcctggcctctatgGCTAAATCAAATATGGGAGACCGGAGTAAAAATGTCCTGCCTatcaatgtcttttctttttgagacagagtctcactgtcacccatgcTGTAATGCAGGAACACAATCGCAGCTCACAGCAGcttcgacctcccgggctcaggtgatcctctcacttcatcctcctgaatagctacaggtgcatggcactatgcctggctaacttttgtattttttggagagactgggtttcaccaaattgcccaggctggtctcaaactcctgagttcatgcaATCCACTCATCTTAGCTtaccagagtgctaggattataggcatgagccaccatgcctggccctatcaATGTCTTTTACCAAAGA
Above is a genomic segment from Piliocolobus tephrosceles isolate RC106 chromosome 5, ASM277652v3, whole genome shotgun sequence containing:
- the SNRPC gene encoding U1 small nuclear ribonucleoprotein C, whose amino-acid sequence is MKGRKGKAPPLARLLVARASGLLASLVGFRGVVADCVRHFRASRNGVANGLQSNMPKFYCDYCDTYLTHDSPSVRKTHCSGRKHKENVKDYYQKWMEEQAQSLIDKTTAAFQQGKIPPTPFSAPPPAGAMIPPPPSLPGPPRPGMMPAPHMGGPPMMPMMGPPPPGMMPVGPAPGMRPPMGGHMPMMPGPPMMRPPARPMMVPTRPGMTRPDR